A window from Acropora palmata chromosome 14, jaAcrPala1.3, whole genome shotgun sequence encodes these proteins:
- the LOC141865673 gene encoding uncharacterized protein LOC141865673, whose protein sequence is MTNQLGCELLDEDRFSAPNDFIAYMGYTYFDMNREYVNQCDFDERGRAVWDYLEKTLESGFCCGNRPCINNCCSENPCFGGGTCTEICDHPKRKFKCTCAPGFFGKYCSNQRSTSCKEQRQRNPESLSGLYQLFDEETNSLFVEFCDFTSEVGFLSSFVESLSLANKDDFRRQPFFNDYPVNQENFDWSRFRLSLSRMNKSALQSSHLRVTCNFNIDGLNSTDYMRTTLLEIDIMNLRSIGCKKHEYINIRGYGCYNCTTHFHQGKRFHGHVDSHNSPREGCEAFFPGSVAEPGGEDNFGVYDTVNPVHRCTANENSTTQWWFGERV, encoded by the exons ATGACGAACCAACTCGGCTGCGAATTGCTGGACGAAGACAGGTTCTCGGCCCCTAATGACTTCATTGCTTACATGGGTTATACGTATTTTGACATGAATCGAGAATATGTAAACCAG TGCGATTTTGATGAGAGAGGGAGGGCTGTGTGGGATTACTTAGAGAAAACCCTCGAGTCAG GATTCTGTTGTGGAAATCGACCCTGCATCAACAACTGCTGTAGTGAAAATCCATGTTTCGGTGGAGGTACTTGCACAGAAATTTGTGATCACCCCAAACGAAAGTTTAAGTGCACGTGTGCTCCGGGATTCTTCGGTAAATATTGCAGCAATCAAAGATCAACATCATGCAAAGAACAACGACAAAGAAACCCAGAATCACTCTCTGGTTTGTATCAACTGTTTGATGAAGAGAccaactctttgtttgtcgAATTCTGTGACTTTACTTCGGAAGTTGGTTTTCTTTCGTCTTTTGTCGAGTCTTTAAGTTTAGCAAACAAGGACGACTTTAGAAGGCAGCCGTTTTTCAATGACTACCCGGTCAACCAAGAAAATTTCGATTGGAGCAGATTTCGGCTGTCACTTTCCCGCATGAACAAGAGTGCGCTCCAGTCCTCACATCTACGAGTCACATGCAACTTCAACATCGATGGTCTCAATTCCACCGATTACATGCGAACCACACTACTTGAGATTGATATAATGAACTTGAGGTCCATAGGATGCAAGAAGCATGAATATATTAACATCAGAGGCTATGGTTGTTACAACTGTACCACGCACTTTCACCAGGGTAAAAGGTTTCATGGTCACGTGGACTCGCACAACTCTCCACGTGAAGGCTGTGAAGCATTTTTTCCAGGTTCCGTCGCCGAACCTGGTGGCGAAGACAACTTCGGTGTTTACGATACAGTCAACCCTGTCCACAGATGCACAGCAAATGAGAACTCCACTACGCAATGGTGGTTTGGGGAACGGGTCTAA
- the LOC141866701 gene encoding contactin-associated protein-like 2, with protein MIDGRPWKPSSRAVDGKSQTTWRSCVHTQLGVYFQNPWWRVDLEQVKPVNEVYIVNRGGCCGDRLNPFEIRVGLASRDNGITNPLCGSGLRVPQGKGVSFFCRPALFGQYVTVRVTKNTKTPFHICEVEVYSARRACQMQAVGITSSLAIPRYRLSASSSRVGFEPDKARLHGDGAWSPSNDGNPNDFLQVDLQYDFVICAVATQGHPSRSWTTKYRLLFSVNGTDWLTYKENGTDKIFHGNSGNMDVVKHSLVSFTRARLVKFQPTEFNNQKALRVEIYGVPVPAGNLKNFTAAIYCKQRCEQSKG; from the exons ATGATTGACGGGCGCCCGTGGAAGCCTAGCAGCAGAGCTGTGGATGGCAAAAGCCAGACAACTTGGAGATCTTGTGTACATACCCAGCTGGGTgtgtattttcaaaatccatgGTGGAGAGTAGACTTGGAACAAGTGAAGCCTGTAAATGAAGTGTACATCGTCAACCGGGGGGGCTGCTGTGGGGATCGATTGAATCCATTTGAAATCAGAGTAG GTCTGGCATCCAGAGATAATGGTATCACCAATCCCTTGTGTGGCAGTGGCCTCCGTGTTCCCCAAGGAAAAGGTGTTTCCTTCTTCTGTCGTCCTGCTTTGTTTGGACAGTACGTCACTGTAAGAGTGaccaaaaatacaaaaactcCATTTCACATTTGTGAAGTTGAAGTGTATTCTGCAAGAAGAG CATGTCAGATGCAGGCTGTTGGCATAACAAGCAGTTTGGCGATTCCACGTTACCGTTTATCAGCCTCGTCATCACGTGTTGGTTTTGAACCTGACAAAGCTCGGCTGCATGGGGATGGTGCGTGGTCACCCAGCAATGACGGCAATCCCAATGACTTCTTACAAGTCGACTTGCAGTACGATTTCGTTATCTGTGCAGTTGCTACTCAGGGACACCCATCCCGTTCCTGGACAACAAAATACAGATTGCTGTTTTCAGTGAACGGCACGGATTGGCTCACATATAAAGAAAATGGAACGGACAAG atcTTTCACGGAAATAGTGGGAACATGGATGTTGTAAAACATAGTCTTGTGAGTTTTACCAGGGCGAGGTTGGTAAAATTCCAGCCGACTGAATTTAATAATCAGAAGGCGCTGAGAGTGGAAATCTACGGTGTTCCTGTACCCGCAG GCAACTTGAAGAATTTCACCGCTGCAATTTACTGCAAACAAAGATGTGAACAAAGCAAAGGATAG